In one window of Gudongella oleilytica DNA:
- a CDS encoding S-layer homology domain-containing protein: protein MLQPIQLEAAGFRDVAANDWYYEDISRLVHLGGFSGYPDGTFKPSQTMTRAEFIKATVSLLGYDDIAPTRNHWASGYVDKALKLKILCSDMTNDLDSYITRYDMARISSHVLAYQNLLPDNTLLQYSRQIKDLNKIPAISGDDLKTAVLHSYANGIITGYPDGTFSGSRTLTRGEAASVLIRLADKDMRVVPAIVDYSTVYAQQVLELVNAERTKAGSKPLVLDAKLSYVATEKSKDMAVSGYFDHISPNYGSPFDMMKEFGITYRAAGENIAFGFRTAETVMNGWMNSPGHKANILNEAFGRIGIGVYFGDSVYWTQMFAD, encoded by the coding sequence ATGCTACAGCCTATTCAGCTGGAGGCGGCCGGCTTTAGAGACGTTGCAGCAAACGACTGGTATTATGAAGATATATCAAGGCTTGTCCATCTTGGAGGCTTCAGCGGATACCCTGACGGTACCTTTAAGCCCTCTCAGACAATGACAAGGGCTGAATTCATCAAAGCGACGGTGTCGCTTCTGGGCTACGATGATATTGCACCCACGAGAAATCACTGGGCCAGCGGATACGTGGACAAGGCATTGAAACTAAAGATACTATGTTCAGATATGACAAATGATCTGGATAGTTACATAACAAGGTACGATATGGCCAGGATATCCTCCCATGTACTGGCGTACCAGAATCTGTTGCCTGACAATACCCTGTTGCAATACAGCAGGCAGATAAAAGATCTAAACAAAATACCTGCTATATCAGGCGACGACCTTAAGACAGCAGTACTCCATTCCTATGCGAATGGCATTATAACAGGATATCCTGATGGAACCTTCAGCGGATCAAGGACCCTTACAAGGGGAGAGGCAGCATCTGTACTGATACGTCTGGCTGATAAGGACATGAGAGTGGTTCCTGCAATAGTAGACTACTCGACGGTATATGCACAGCAGGTCCTGGAGCTTGTGAATGCAGAAAGAACAAAAGCTGGATCAAAGCCGCTCGTATTGGATGCCAAGTTGTCTTATGTTGCCACAGAGAAATCAAAGGACATGGCTGTTTCAGGATATTTCGACCATATTTCACCTAACTATGGATCACCCTTTGATATGATGAAGGAATTCGGGATAACCTACAGGGCAGCAGGCGAAAATATTGCCTTTGGCTTCAGAACAGCTGAAACCGTTATGAATGGCTGGATGAATTCTCCCGGACACAAAGCAAATATTCTTAACGAGGCTTTCGGAAGGATAGGTATAGGCGTTTACTTCGGCGACAGCGTTTATTGGACGCAGATGTTTGCGGACTAA
- a CDS encoding M20/M25/M40 family metallo-hydrolase — MYLDCLETVKDLTKELVRIPSIVKTSGESDVARWIYNYYLGLEYFKQYPEQVVLQETINDEIERHNAIAMVRGTKGDSNRTIVLMGHLDTVGVDDFGVNREAAFDPDKLPEVLKSLNVSEEVMKDIESGEYMFGRGALDMKGGVAGHMYMIEYFSKHPEELNGNVIAIAECDEEDNSHGIISALKVLLKWKEQYGLEYVAAINADYSTPYHPLDNNQYVYFGTIGKLLPSFYVTGKETHVGNSFGGFNPNSLIAEINRKIDLNSELCDEAQGEVTVPPTSLKQTDTKVGYTVQTPLAAYSYYNFFTHSMSPKEVIEKVKGKAEEAFDDLLEYMDGEYRKYCEMGKHTYTPLPYRKRVYTWEEFYNELVTIHGDKFRHYLHNFAADLNKTNPSMDLRDFSVAVIQEAWKWSVDKSPVVIIYYSSLFSSRIEMRGKTEMEKALLDAVKDSIALVQEHSEKPIVVKMFYPYISDSSFMALSDDPDELVALEKNMPSWGTKYNHPIEDILKINVPVVNIGTFGKDGHSLTERVHIKYTFENVPNMTYNTIRTILG, encoded by the coding sequence ATGTATCTTGATTGTTTAGAGACAGTAAAAGACCTTACAAAAGAGCTGGTGAGGATCCCGAGCATAGTGAAAACCAGTGGCGAAAGCGACGTGGCAAGATGGATCTACAATTATTATCTGGGTCTTGAATACTTCAAACAATACCCTGAGCAGGTAGTGCTTCAGGAGACTATAAATGACGAGATCGAAAGACACAACGCCATTGCTATGGTAAGAGGCACAAAGGGTGACTCGAATAGGACTATTGTCCTTATGGGTCATCTGGACACAGTAGGTGTCGACGATTTTGGAGTAAACAGAGAGGCTGCCTTTGACCCCGATAAGCTTCCGGAGGTACTTAAATCCCTGAACGTATCTGAGGAAGTCATGAAGGATATCGAGTCCGGTGAGTATATGTTTGGCAGAGGGGCTCTCGATATGAAGGGCGGAGTTGCAGGTCATATGTATATGATCGAATACTTTTCGAAGCATCCTGAGGAATTGAACGGAAATGTTATAGCAATAGCAGAGTGTGATGAGGAAGACAACTCTCACGGCATCATATCAGCACTGAAGGTCCTCTTGAAATGGAAAGAGCAATATGGTCTTGAGTACGTGGCTGCAATAAATGCCGATTACTCGACCCCGTATCATCCATTGGACAACAATCAGTATGTATACTTTGGAACCATAGGGAAGCTTTTGCCATCCTTCTATGTGACAGGTAAGGAGACGCACGTTGGCAACTCCTTCGGGGGATTTAATCCAAACAGCCTGATTGCCGAGATAAACAGAAAGATAGATCTTAATTCAGAGCTTTGCGATGAAGCCCAGGGTGAGGTTACAGTACCGCCAACAAGCCTAAAGCAAACCGACACCAAGGTTGGTTATACAGTACAGACTCCACTTGCAGCCTACAGCTACTATAATTTCTTTACGCACAGCATGAGCCCCAAGGAGGTCATAGAGAAGGTTAAGGGCAAGGCCGAGGAAGCCTTTGACGATCTTCTTGAATATATGGACGGGGAATACAGAAAATATTGTGAGATGGGCAAGCACACCTATACTCCCCTTCCATACAGAAAGAGAGTCTATACCTGGGAGGAATTCTACAATGAACTTGTTACCATCCATGGCGACAAGTTCAGGCATTATCTGCACAACTTTGCAGCAGACCTTAATAAGACCAATCCATCCATGGATCTTAGAGACTTCTCAGTTGCAGTCATCCAGGAAGCATGGAAGTGGTCAGTGGATAAGTCACCTGTCGTAATAATCTACTATTCATCCCTGTTCTCATCCAGGATTGAGATGAGGGGAAAGACTGAGATGGAGAAGGCTTTGCTTGATGCAGTCAAGGATTCGATAGCGCTGGTTCAGGAGCACTCAGAAAAACCGATAGTCGTAAAGATGTTCTATCCATACATCTCCGACTCAAGCTTTATGGCGCTTTCTGATGATCCGGATGAACTGGTAGCACTTGAAAAGAACATGCCAAGCTGGGGAACAAAGTACAACCACCCCATAGAGGATATATTGAAGATAAACGTACCTGTCGTAAATATTGGAACCTTCGGCAAGGACGGGCACTCACTTACTGAGAGAGTCCATATAAAGTACACCTTCGAGAACGTACCTAATATGACGTATAACACTATCAGGACGATACTTGGGTAG
- a CDS encoding alanine/glycine:cation symporter family protein, which translates to MAFVETLVGWIWGVSLLVAILGIGLYLTFASGFFQFVKFGHIMKETFGKLVVRHKGEEGAAGILSPFEAVSSAIGGSVGVGNIAGVATAIAVGGPGALMWMWVAALVGMLIKMCEVSLAVYYREKDEKGNPYGGPTYYMQNGMGKERNMGWWKILAVLFGLGIFTSLFLTMQNYSVSEAVANTFSIPLLAVGIVYTILVYVITAGGIPSLGKWAGRLVPFMTLFYVLAGLFIILKNAGQIPHAFALIFGGGVSGTAAVGGFAGAAAGKAIQMGIARAVYSNEAGWGTSPMIHSTARTDHPIRQGMWGAFEVFVDTLIVCTITALVIVTTGEWQSGVAGATLTLNAFQSEIGTVGRVVISISIFLFGLTTTTGWYAYYEILLRHLFGKDSKTKESILTFYKWFYPIPGLAMTAYAVYGGQTPATLWLFADLTTGIPTFLNIIALIILSPVFIRLLKDYKARHLGIGTVDPNFKVFYED; encoded by the coding sequence ATGGCATTTGTTGAGACGCTGGTTGGTTGGATCTGGGGAGTGTCCCTATTGGTAGCCATCCTGGGTATCGGTCTTTACCTAACCTTTGCATCAGGGTTCTTCCAATTTGTGAAATTTGGTCACATTATGAAAGAGACCTTTGGCAAACTGGTAGTAAGACACAAAGGCGAAGAGGGAGCCGCAGGTATACTTTCACCCTTCGAGGCAGTATCATCAGCGATCGGAGGATCAGTTGGAGTTGGTAACATCGCCGGTGTAGCAACAGCAATCGCTGTTGGAGGACCTGGAGCATTAATGTGGATGTGGGTTGCAGCACTTGTTGGTATGCTGATCAAGATGTGTGAAGTTTCTCTTGCTGTATACTACAGAGAGAAGGACGAGAAAGGCAATCCTTACGGAGGCCCTACATACTACATGCAAAATGGTATGGGTAAAGAGAGAAACATGGGCTGGTGGAAGATCCTTGCTGTATTGTTTGGCTTAGGTATCTTTACGTCTCTGTTCCTTACTATGCAAAACTACTCAGTATCTGAGGCTGTTGCAAACACATTTAGCATCCCATTGCTGGCTGTTGGTATTGTTTATACTATTTTGGTATATGTCATCACAGCAGGCGGGATCCCGTCCCTTGGAAAATGGGCAGGCAGATTGGTTCCTTTCATGACATTGTTCTATGTATTAGCCGGACTTTTCATTATTCTTAAAAATGCAGGACAGATCCCACACGCATTTGCACTTATATTTGGCGGCGGAGTATCAGGAACTGCAGCAGTAGGCGGATTTGCCGGAGCAGCAGCTGGAAAGGCTATCCAAATGGGTATCGCTCGTGCGGTTTATTCAAACGAAGCTGGTTGGGGAACATCACCAATGATCCACTCAACAGCCAGGACCGATCACCCCATAAGACAAGGTATGTGGGGAGCATTTGAAGTATTCGTTGACACTTTGATAGTATGTACAATAACTGCACTTGTAATAGTAACAACTGGTGAGTGGCAGTCAGGAGTTGCCGGAGCAACTCTGACTCTTAATGCATTCCAGAGTGAGATCGGAACTGTTGGAAGAGTAGTAATCTCAATATCGATCTTCCTGTTCGGACTTACAACTACAACCGGATGGTATGCATACTATGAGATACTTCTCAGACATTTGTTCGGTAAAGATTCAAAGACAAAAGAATCTATTCTTACATTCTACAAGTGGTTCTATCCTATACCAGGTCTTGCAATGACAGCTTATGCAGTATATGGAGGACAAACTCCCGCTACTCTTTGGTTGTTTGCTGACCTTACAACAGGAATACCTACATTCCTTAACATTATCGCTCTTATAATCCTGAGCCCAGTCTTCATTAGACTGTTGAAGGACTACAAAGCAAGACATCTTGGAATTGGTACTGTTGACCCGAACTTCAAGGTATTCTACGAGGACTAA